A part of Paenibacillus donghaensis genomic DNA contains:
- a CDS encoding phospholipid carrier-dependent glycosyltransferase, whose amino-acid sequence MIKKMRAAAIIIMLLLIFMLPVTSIHAEDNLLQNPGFENEENGVPSGWIEDRWVAGDGSGLISLQGDDVRSGGKAAVIENIEPNHLKWVQNLTVSPDSYYKISGWTKVISITGEGMGANLFVVGVGGGYPSTKDTAGDWQYLEFIGQTGPEQTEIGVGAALGGYASLIQGKAYFDDLSVEKLEAAPEGAAVVSLVSGTTVQEGAAETPHKVSPTRLLLISALFSIFFAILYHKAFRSDRLLKQPEMIYTRWMVVVFGAALILRVWIGLTAQGYQNDMNTFIAWGQRLVDLGPGKFYEEGYFADYPPGYLYILYMLGLVRGVFGFAQGSGGESLLFKLPAILSDLVLGYLIYQFGRKKLGQGIAFGLMLLFLFNPAVLINSSAWGQADSFFLIFLLLAIKGAADKTLVRAAIFFALATLIKPQALIFTPVLLFAFYHQRAWKQLAVGALYGLGIFGVLAAPFFWNNGGFAGVINLYKATLSSYPYSTVNAFNLYALTDPMWAALDNTWLGITYRVWGFVFILVAVATSVFYSFKRDRQNLAKSYFIGMVLIVIVFVLGTKMHERYMYPALLLALFAYIESRDRRFLTLFLGFSLTQFINVGYTLAFLNIQSNPPNDGIVLLTAITNLLLLCYMLYIGYDLYIRGRHKLLPQPLTGQEKYSRDLQTAEELRPLAEETKLKLQRKDWIAMLAITAVYAAIALFNLGSDKAPETLWEPAAGGESFYVDLGQSRQLERVNVFGGTGTGKFKLEFSQSPDAWSSPLTVNEEVGNVFVWKSQPLNVAARYVKLTVDSPGFTLNEMAFYEQGGGRTPLPVAAVTPDAAAAPKRGEPANLFDEQTLIPEYSGFTNGTYFDEIYHARTAYEYTHGIVPYENTHPPLGKLLIAVGMELFGVNPFGWRIIGTLFGIAMLPLIYLMAQRLFRSTTYAALATGLFALDFMHFTQTRISTIDVYGVFFIMLMFYFMQRYTTRSFYRQPLAKTLLPLFLSGLFFGIGVASKWIVAYGGVGLAIMLALSLFQRYKESQAAGRVLAEGKLKDGELTAACRVAARSFWKNTIITLASCVVFFVIIPALIYSLSFWPALSASSEGFTFKGLIDAQKNMYNYHSQLVATHPFASSWWEWPFMKRPVWFYSGGEGLPAGKVSSIVTMGNPLIWWTGIFAMLGTLWLTLKRKDKNLYMIWIAFFSQYVPWMLVPRETFLYHYFAMVPFMILGIVYVMQLLEGKYAKAKTLRYVYVAVAALLFVAFYPVLSGMVVSGSYVTTLLRWFPSWVF is encoded by the coding sequence ATGATCAAGAAGATGCGCGCGGCCGCAATAATCATTATGCTACTGTTGATATTCATGCTTCCCGTGACAAGCATTCATGCGGAAGACAATTTGCTGCAGAATCCCGGCTTCGAGAATGAAGAGAACGGGGTTCCTTCCGGCTGGATTGAGGACCGCTGGGTTGCCGGAGACGGCTCCGGGCTGATATCGCTGCAGGGAGACGATGTCCGCTCCGGCGGCAAGGCGGCTGTGATTGAGAATATTGAACCCAACCATCTCAAATGGGTGCAGAATCTTACAGTATCCCCTGACAGCTACTACAAAATCTCCGGCTGGACCAAAGTCATAAGCATAACGGGCGAAGGGATGGGCGCCAATCTGTTTGTGGTGGGTGTAGGCGGCGGATATCCGAGCACCAAGGATACGGCAGGCGATTGGCAGTATCTTGAATTTATCGGCCAGACTGGCCCGGAACAGACCGAGATTGGCGTCGGTGCCGCGTTGGGCGGCTATGCCAGTCTGATTCAAGGCAAGGCTTATTTCGATGACTTGTCTGTAGAGAAGCTTGAAGCAGCTCCTGAAGGAGCGGCGGTAGTTTCACTGGTCAGCGGAACTACCGTACAGGAGGGCGCGGCGGAGACTCCGCACAAGGTGTCGCCTACGCGCTTGCTGCTGATTTCAGCGCTGTTCAGCATCTTTTTCGCGATCCTCTACCATAAGGCTTTCCGCAGCGACAGACTGCTGAAGCAGCCGGAGATGATTTATACCCGCTGGATGGTTGTGGTCTTCGGTGCTGCCCTGATCCTGCGGGTCTGGATTGGCTTGACTGCACAGGGGTATCAGAATGATATGAACACCTTTATAGCCTGGGGCCAGAGACTTGTTGATCTGGGTCCGGGGAAATTTTATGAAGAAGGTTATTTCGCCGATTACCCGCCAGGATATCTGTACATTTTGTATATGCTCGGTCTGGTGCGCGGCGTGTTCGGTTTTGCACAAGGCTCGGGCGGCGAGTCGCTGCTGTTCAAGCTGCCCGCGATCCTCTCCGACCTTGTGCTGGGTTATCTGATCTACCAGTTTGGCCGCAAAAAGCTGGGACAGGGCATCGCTTTTGGCCTCATGCTGCTGTTCCTGTTTAATCCGGCAGTGCTGATCAACTCCTCAGCCTGGGGCCAGGCAGATTCATTTTTCCTGATCTTCCTGCTGCTCGCCATCAAGGGGGCCGCAGACAAAACCCTGGTGCGTGCCGCCATCTTTTTTGCCCTGGCCACCCTGATCAAACCGCAGGCGCTGATCTTTACGCCGGTGCTGCTGTTTGCCTTCTATCACCAGCGGGCCTGGAAGCAGCTTGCTGTCGGGGCCCTTTATGGTCTGGGTATTTTCGGCGTGCTGGCAGCCCCTTTCTTCTGGAATAACGGAGGTTTTGCCGGAGTAATCAATCTGTACAAGGCGACTTTGTCTTCTTATCCGTATTCTACGGTTAATGCCTTTAATCTATATGCGCTGACAGACCCGATGTGGGCAGCGCTCGACAATACGTGGCTGGGGATTACCTACCGGGTATGGGGCTTCGTGTTTATTCTCGTGGCCGTGGCAACGTCAGTCTTCTATTCCTTCAAGCGGGACCGCCAGAATCTCGCGAAATCCTATTTCATTGGTATGGTGCTGATTGTGATTGTCTTTGTCCTTGGCACCAAAATGCATGAGCGATATATGTACCCGGCATTGCTGCTGGCTCTGTTCGCCTATATTGAAAGCCGGGACCGCAGGTTCCTGACATTGTTTCTCGGATTCAGCCTTACGCAGTTTATCAATGTCGGCTATACGCTGGCTTTTCTGAACATCCAGAGCAATCCGCCGAATGACGGTATTGTGCTGCTGACGGCCATTACGAATCTTCTGCTGCTCTGCTATATGCTGTATATTGGATACGACTTGTATATCCGTGGCCGCCATAAGCTTCTGCCCCAGCCGCTTACAGGCCAGGAGAAGTACAGCCGCGATCTGCAGACGGCAGAGGAATTGCGGCCGCTGGCCGAGGAGACCAAGCTGAAGCTGCAGCGCAAGGATTGGATAGCGATGCTGGCGATTACTGCGGTTTATGCCGCCATTGCCTTGTTTAACCTGGGCTCTGACAAAGCACCGGAGACGCTGTGGGAACCTGCTGCCGGCGGAGAGAGCTTCTATGTTGACCTCGGCCAGAGCCGTCAGCTGGAGCGGGTAAATGTATTCGGAGGTACGGGGACGGGCAAGTTCAAGCTGGAATTCAGCCAGTCTCCCGATGCCTGGAGCAGCCCGCTTACAGTAAACGAAGAGGTAGGCAATGTGTTTGTCTGGAAAAGCCAGCCGCTGAACGTTGCCGCAAGGTATGTCAAGCTGACCGTAGACTCACCGGGCTTCACCCTGAATGAAATGGCCTTCTATGAGCAGGGTGGCGGCAGAACGCCGCTGCCGGTTGCCGCAGTTACCCCGGATGCGGCAGCTGCCCCCAAAAGAGGCGAGCCGGCGAACCTCTTTGATGAGCAGACGCTGATTCCGGAATATTCCGGCTTTACGAACGGCACTTATTTCGATGAAATCTATCATGCCCGCACGGCCTATGAATATACCCATGGCATTGTGCCTTACGAGAATACACACCCACCGCTTGGCAAGCTGCTGATTGCGGTCGGGATGGAGCTGTTTGGCGTGAATCCGTTTGGCTGGCGGATCATCGGCACGCTGTTCGGGATTGCCATGCTGCCACTGATCTATCTCATGGCGCAGCGTTTGTTCCGCTCAACCACCTATGCGGCCTTGGCCACAGGATTGTTCGCCCTTGATTTCATGCATTTCACCCAGACCCGAATCTCGACGATAGACGTTTACGGGGTATTTTTCATCATGCTGATGTTCTACTTCATGCAGCGTTACACCACCCGAAGCTTCTACCGGCAGCCGCTGGCCAAGACCTTGCTGCCGTTATTTCTTTCCGGTCTTTTCTTCGGGATTGGGGTGGCCTCCAAGTGGATTGTTGCTTATGGCGGTGTAGGGCTGGCTATTATGCTGGCACTCTCGCTGTTCCAGCGGTATAAAGAATCACAGGCGGCGGGACGGGTGCTGGCCGAAGGCAAGCTTAAGGACGGGGAGCTGACGGCAGCTTGCCGCGTAGCAGCACGCTCCTTCTGGAAGAATACGATCATTACGCTGGCAAGCTGTGTGGTGTTCTTCGTAATCATTCCGGCCTTGATCTACAGCCTGTCCTTCTGGCCGGCGTTGTCGGCTTCAAGCGAAGGCTTCACCTTCAAAGGGCTGATCGATGCCCAGAAGAATATGTACAACTATCACAGTCAGCTGGTAGCCACGCATCCGTTTGCTTCCTCATGGTGGGAATGGCCGTTTATGAAACGGCCGGTCTGGTTCTACAGCGGTGGTGAAGGCCTGCCTGCAGGAAAGGTCAGCAGTATTGTGACGATGGGCAATCCGTTGATCTGGTGGACCGGGATTTTCGCTATGCTGGGTACACTATGGCTGACCCTGAAGCGCAAGGACAAGAACCTGTACATGATCTGGATTGCGTTTTTCTCGCAATATGTTCCCTGGATGCTTGTGCCGCGCGAGACCTTCCTATACCATTACTTTGCAATGGTTCCGTTTATGATTCTTGGCATTGTTTATGTCATGCAGCTGCTTGAGGGCAAATATGCCAAGGCGAAGACCCTGCGTTATGTTTATGTGGCAGTGGCCGCTCTGTTGTTTGTGGCGTTTTATCCGGTACTATCGGGTATGGTGGTCAGCGGAAGTTATGTCACAACCCTGCTGCGCTGGTTCCCGTCCTGGGTATTTTAG
- a CDS encoding glycosyltransferase family 2 protein has protein sequence MKARYSVIVPMFNEEEVITHTYERLKQVMDGSGDTYELVFVNDGSRDRTAALMRKISSRDENVKLIDFSRNFGHQVAITAGMDYAEGQAVVVIDADLQDPPEVILQMIAKWKEGYDVVYAKRLKRHGETIFKKVTAKLFYRLLSSMTSVEIPTDTGDFRLIDRKVCDVLRGLKEKNRYVRGLVSWVGFRQTMVEYVREERFAGETKYPLKKMIRFALDGITSFSHKPLKIASYIGFFLSFSSFIYLFFVLFQKMFTSWTIPGWASIVGVNLLFNGIVLMLLGVIGEYIGRIYDESKDRPLYIVRETQGYAENESMDNRKEEEHVR, from the coding sequence GTGAAAGCCAGATACAGTGTAATTGTACCGATGTTCAATGAGGAGGAAGTGATCACTCATACCTATGAGCGTCTGAAGCAGGTGATGGATGGCAGCGGCGATACCTATGAGCTGGTGTTCGTCAATGATGGAAGCCGCGACCGTACCGCAGCGCTGATGCGCAAGATCAGCAGCCGGGATGAGAACGTCAAGCTGATTGATTTCTCCAGAAATTTCGGGCACCAGGTGGCGATCACAGCCGGAATGGATTATGCCGAAGGGCAGGCCGTGGTGGTCATCGATGCCGACCTGCAGGACCCGCCGGAGGTTATTCTGCAGATGATCGCCAAATGGAAGGAAGGGTATGATGTTGTTTATGCGAAACGTCTGAAACGTCATGGCGAGACGATATTCAAAAAAGTGACAGCCAAGCTGTTCTACAGACTGCTCAGCAGCATGACCAGTGTGGAGATTCCCACCGATACCGGCGACTTCCGTCTGATCGACCGCAAGGTGTGCGACGTGCTGCGCGGACTGAAGGAGAAGAATCGCTACGTCAGAGGTCTGGTCAGCTGGGTGGGCTTCCGTCAGACGATGGTCGAATATGTCCGTGAGGAGCGTTTTGCCGGGGAGACCAAATATCCGCTCAAAAAAATGATCCGCTTCGCCCTGGACGGCATCACCTCCTTCTCCCATAAGCCGCTCAAAATCGCTTCCTATATCGGATTCTTCCTATCCTTCTCCAGCTTCATCTATCTGTTCTTTGTGCTCTTTCAGAAGATGTTCACCTCCTGGACGATTCCGGGCTGGGCCTCCATTGTCGGCGTCAACCTGCTCTTTAATGGAATTGTGCTGATGCTGCTGGGCGTGATCGGTGAATATATCGGACGAATCTATGATGAATCCAAGGACAGACCCTTGTATATTGTACGTGAGACCCAAGGGTATGCAGAGAATGAGTCCATGGACAACCGGAAGGAAGAGGAGCATGTCAGATAA
- a CDS encoding GtrA family protein: MSDKNLRAGVIQFLKFNAVGLVNTLIDFVIFTLLHSLGMAYSLAQVISYSAGTANSFILNKKVTFKDRSRVAGEGFDRMQLVRFIMLNLVVLGISLLLMHLLTDKLQIQVLLAKVLVTFVTVIINFVGSRKWVF, translated from the coding sequence ATGTCAGATAAGAATCTCCGCGCCGGAGTGATCCAGTTTCTGAAGTTCAATGCTGTAGGCCTGGTGAACACGCTGATTGATTTCGTGATTTTCACCTTGCTGCATTCTTTGGGGATGGCCTATTCATTGGCCCAGGTTATCTCCTATAGTGCGGGTACGGCAAACAGCTTCATACTGAACAAAAAAGTCACCTTCAAGGACCGCAGCCGCGTAGCCGGCGAAGGGTTTGACCGGATGCAGCTGGTGAGGTTTATCATGCTGAATCTGGTTGTGCTCGGGATTTCACTGCTGCTGATGCATCTGCTGACAGACAAGCTTCAGATTCAGGTACTGCTGGCCAAGGTGCTGGTTACGTTTGTTACTGTTATTATTAATTTTGTGGGAAGCCGCAAATGGGTCTTCTAA
- a CDS encoding class D sortase: MRKLSYFLILAGILVILFPKANEWYNDRQQDKLLEDALQSYSDNSDSEPQAQSGLTSSYAEVTRVLADESALNEADQAQKETKQETMEPGGQVMAIIEIDKIDLKLPVLEGATQANMKHAAAHMKETASLGEKGNAAIAAHRARTTGRLFNRLNEVEMGDTITVRTKDKTYNYEVYNISVVEPTDVSVLNGNDKDSILTLITCDPLVNPTHRLIVHAKLPNP; encoded by the coding sequence ATGCGCAAACTATCGTATTTTCTTATTTTGGCCGGGATTCTTGTGATTTTATTTCCCAAGGCCAATGAATGGTATAACGACAGGCAGCAGGATAAGCTGCTCGAGGACGCTCTGCAGAGCTACAGTGACAATAGTGACAGTGAGCCGCAGGCACAGTCGGGCTTAACCAGCAGTTACGCTGAAGTGACCAGGGTGCTGGCGGATGAGTCCGCTCTCAATGAGGCAGACCAGGCTCAGAAGGAGACCAAGCAGGAAACGATGGAGCCGGGCGGACAAGTGATGGCTATTATAGAAATTGACAAGATTGATCTGAAGCTTCCCGTTCTGGAGGGTGCGACTCAAGCAAATATGAAGCATGCAGCGGCTCACATGAAGGAGACGGCTTCATTGGGGGAGAAGGGCAATGCAGCGATAGCTGCGCATAGGGCCAGAACTACAGGTCGGCTGTTTAACAGGCTAAATGAGGTGGAGATGGGTGATACCATCACCGTGAGGACGAAGGATAAGACCTATAATTACGAGGTGTACAATATTTCCGTCGTAGAACCCACGGATGTATCCGTGCTTAACGGCAATGATAAGGACTCTATTCTTACGTTGATTACATGTGATCCACTTGTAAATCCTACCCACCGGTTGATTGTACATGCCAAATTACCCAATCCATAG
- a CDS encoding transglutaminase-like domain-containing protein, giving the protein MKKFYAVLISLFVVTASFHSTTVEAASVDSNWLNTSNLNQGVIGINYDVPKDKRIKVMITKDNSSYTYNLYSSNKAESFPLQQGDGSYKVSVLENTTGNKYKAVHSEVVDVSTNNKNSVYLSSVQNVKWNSSDKAILKAKQLTQGKTTDQEKVKAIYNYVVENVKYDYSLANSVTTDYIPNIDNTLTSKKGICYDYSSLFAAMLRSVDIPAKLVMGNTSYVAQYHAWNEVFLDGKWVIIDTTVDAGLGKNGKSNELTKVASKYSAVKFY; this is encoded by the coding sequence ATGAAGAAATTTTATGCTGTGTTAATATCATTGTTTGTAGTAACAGCGTCCTTTCATAGCACTACGGTTGAAGCCGCTAGTGTAGATTCCAACTGGCTGAACACATCCAACCTGAACCAAGGGGTAATCGGAATTAACTATGACGTTCCTAAGGACAAGCGTATCAAGGTCATGATAACCAAGGACAACAGTAGTTATACTTACAATCTCTACAGCTCCAACAAGGCAGAATCTTTTCCGCTGCAGCAGGGAGATGGCTCTTACAAGGTATCTGTCCTAGAGAACACCACTGGTAACAAATACAAAGCAGTCCACAGCGAAGTAGTGGATGTATCAACCAATAACAAGAACTCCGTATATTTGAGCTCCGTTCAGAATGTGAAATGGAACTCCTCAGATAAAGCTATCCTCAAAGCCAAACAGCTTACCCAAGGCAAGACGACTGATCAAGAGAAAGTCAAGGCTATCTATAACTACGTTGTGGAGAATGTGAAATATGATTATTCACTCGCAAACAGTGTAACAACAGATTACATTCCCAATATCGACAACACCCTTACCAGCAAGAAAGGCATTTGCTATGATTATTCTTCCCTGTTTGCAGCTATGCTGCGCAGTGTGGACATCCCTGCCAAGCTGGTTATGGGGAATACTAGTTATGTAGCTCAATATCACGCTTGGAATGAAGTATTCCTTGATGGCAAATGGGTTATTATTGATACAACTGTTGATGCAGGTCTGGGCAAGAACGGCAAATCAAACGAATTGACCAAGGTTGCCAGTAAATATAGCGCAGTGAAGTTCTACTAA